ATATCCTCGGAAGTTGTTATTCATTTTCAGAAAGTAAAACTGGACTCATGGAAGGACTATGTAGCTATTATTCATGTTTGCGATCCAACAGCAAATCGCCTCGTTCAGCAGCTGGATAATGGAATTAACTTCAATAATCTTGACTGGTCCGGACTAAATAGCGAAGAATTCAAACAAGTAAAATATTACCATTATTTACTTGATCAGTATCTGTTCTTTACGCCGGGAGAATATCAGTTCCCACTTCAGGAACCTTCGCATTATACAGATACCTATGGTGCCGATAGGGAGGGGGGACAGCGAAAGCATGAAGGTACAGATATTTTTAATCAAAAGGGTACGCTAATATTCAGTGTATGCAATGGTACACTGGAAAGGATTGGATGGAATAGGCTTGGTGGAGAGAGGGTGGGCGTAAGAGGCCAGGACGGAAACTATTATTACTATGCCCATCTGGACACGGTCAATGAAGCATTGGTTGTCGGGAACAGCATTTCCAAAGGAGAACTGATCGGAACAATGGGGAACACAGGTGACGCAATTACAACTCCTGATCATTTGCATTTCGGAATCGAACTGCCGAATGGCAAATGGATCAATCCATATTCCTGGTTAAAAGTTTGGGAATATAACAGTCGCTAAACAGCTAGTCGATCAGCACGCAGCCAACATCGGCAATCGTATTTTGTCCTAATAATAAGGAATACCGTTCGCCACAAACATTGCTGACGACGATGTATATGTAAAGCTACACCATGTGTCTTATAAAATCCATATTAGTCCGATAATAAATATTATGTAAAGTAAAGTGTAATGCAAAGATGGGATAATGCGTTGAGGATTGTAATCAGCAATAAATCTGTTATGTCGCACTGCTCCGGTGTTTTTGATTTATTGTTTGTCATACATTTTATTCTTTGCTCTTGCTTGGACTTTTGTTTTACTAAGCTTTTGTTAATTATATAACTTCTATTCTTGTCACGCGTATATCTTTTTCATAGCCCTTGTATTTTTCATATTTATTTCTGCTATGTCTGCCTGGCCTGTTTTACTTTATCAGTCTTTTTTCTATATTTTATCTGAATAATTGCTTTTCTTTTTTTTGCCAAAAAATGCTTCTGAATAGCAGCCCCAGATTTGCCCTGTAAGGCGTTAAAATGTATTGGGTAAGGTATTTGTACCTTGGAATATTTGTACGCTTAATTGAGTTAATCAATATCGAGGCAATTTTAGTTCTTTTGTGATTTGTAACCAGATTCTGGTCTAATTGCAAAGCTTAAACTTTATCCTAAAGTTTAATAATTTTCGTTAGATTAAATATAAAGTAATTTTAATCCTCATATTTAGAATTATTCAATTATATAAATATAAATGGAAAATGAGTTCTGGGATTTTCGATTAAACACGCCAGTCGATAGGATTAATTATTTCATCGTTATAGGTCAATTAGATAAAATATCTACTAATTAAAAAAGGATATTACATTTTGATTAAGAAATCTCATTGATTTAAGTTTCCCCTCTTTTAATAAGTGATATATTTCACATGTTATATTAATATTACTTCTAAATTTCGATATGTCTTTTTACTTTCAAATCTGTATAAAAATGAAATTATTAATATTTCCCTGGCTTATCAAAACAAAATAATATAAGGCCCCTGCCCTATCAAGACTCTTTGATCGATCCTTACAAATTGTTTGAGCTTTTAATAAGAATTAGCGGTATTCTTATTTTAGACCCGACCGGTCGTCAGTATTTAAAGCTCACATTTGTATAATTTACATTCAATATAAACATATTCCATCCCATCAGGCCGTTTTATCGTTGCTATAATATCTTTTCCACCGTCGCAAGTTGGTGGAGTCCATTTTGTGTCAATTCGTCAATATGTCACTCATTCGACCGGCCTCAAGTCAAATAAACTTTTATTACTTTTTCCCAAATATGGTTCGGGAATACTTCCTTTAGGTGTAATTAATTATCTAACATAATAGACAGCAGGTCTATATCTAATCTCTAACTATCAACAGCATAATAACATATTATCCATTTTCATTCTTGAGCATTTGTATTTTTACTACGTCCCCTTCCTGAATCACCTGTAAGGGGATATAAGACTTTCGATTTTTTTCATCAAATTCCTTGTTATTTTTCTTTGAATAATTCACTTCTTTTATACAAATATTAAATTGACTTAGTTTCATTCAGTAGAAGGAAGGGATTATTATGGATAATAATAAAAATAGAATCAAAGACAGAGAAAAAAGCAATGCTGAATTAAGAAAAATGAAACCAAAAGATAACGCAGATGTAGGAATTATTAACGGCAATAAAATTGGTGTACATGATGGCAAACATGAAAAGAGTAAATAATGCTCTTTCAAGAATCTTTTGGCTTTAGTTAGCTATTTTTATTACCTTAATGCTTTTTGCGTGTAATAAACAATGCCAATGGTACCTGGACCAACATGCAGGCCAATGACCGGTCCGATAGCTATGATATCTATGTTAACTTTCAACTTTTCTTTAATCAGTTGTGCAAGTTCCTTTGCTTCGTCCAGACAATTGATATGATGAATAATGACCTCTCCTAAACCATATTTGCTTATGTTATCCAGCATGATATCAATCATCGATAATACTGCCTTTTTCTTCGTTCTTACTTTTGTTACAACGGTCGTTATGCCGTTTTCCACAGTCAGAATCGGAATAATCCCAAATAAGTCACCAATTAAAGCACTGGCCCCGCCAATTCTGCCGCCTTTTTTTAGGTATTTGAGGTTTTCAGGAATAAATAAGAACCTACTTCTTTGAATATTTTCTAACGCTGCTTCTTTAACTTCCTCTAATGTCTTATTTGCTTTTGCTTCTCTTGCAGCCATAATGACCGCTAACCCTAGCTGCATGGAATTTGACCTAGAATCAATGATCTCTATCCTGGCATTTTTATGCTTCTCTAATACCATCTCTTTCACTAATTGCCCTGTTGAAAAGGTCCCGCTCATTTCTGAAGATAAGAAAATACAGCAGAGGCTATCTCCCTTCTCGATTACCGCAAGCATTTCATTATATAACTCGCCAATAGAAGGCTGCGAAGATGTCGGAATTCCATAAGAATCCATTTTTTTATAAAACAGATCGTTATCGATATCTACTTCTCGTATACTGTCACTCCCAAATGAAAGGCTCAAAGATACCATTCTAATATTTAGTTCTTCTTTGATTTCCTTACTTATATAGCTTGTACTGTCAGTTAGAACCTGTACTGCCATCTGTTTATCTCACTTTCTTTATTGGCCTATTTTCTATTTCGACAATTATTTTTCTTTTTTATCATATAATGTAAAACACTGCTTGTCTATTATTGTTCAAAATATACTTCTAAAATGCCTATTATTGTGAATACTACATCCAGATAATTTTGCTTTTTTAGGGGGAATTCCGTTTGAAACATATTGAAGTATTTGGTACGGAAAAATTAGCTCGTTTACGTAAAGTCATTCTTCATAAGCCCCAACAGTCTTTGAATTTAGTCAATCCGGCAAATTATCAGGAATGCTTATTTAATTTTGTCCCTGATATTTTTCAATATCAGTTGGAACATGACCGGTATGCTGACCTTCTGCGCTCTCAAGGAATTGAGGTACTCAACCTTCAGGATTATGTACAGAAGAATAGAACGCTCATGGATTCTCTACCGAATTTACCCTATCTTAACGATACTTGCCTGATTACAAGTCAAGGAGCTATCCTCTCCAAGATGTGCCCCGGCAGCCGCGCAGGAGAAGAAAAGGTTGTCGGAGAAGCTCTGGAGAATCTCGGCATTCCCATCTTTCATGCCTTTGAGGGTGAGGATCAATTTGAAGGGTGTCTGGCAATTTCGCCTGAAATTCTTTTTTTAGCGGATACCGAGCGGCATGCTCAAAAAACACTCGAAGAATTTTTCAATAAAGCACTCCATCTTTTTTCGCAGATCATCTATGCGGAGATTCCCCAGGAAAGACGGTATATGCACCCTGATATGATTTTTGGCAGAATCAGTGAAAGTCTGGCCTTAGCTTATTTGCCGGCTTTTTTGAAAACATATCTGATTACCGAAAAGCAGCGCACGGAAATTAATATACGGGATTATCTTGCTCACCGGGAAATGGAACTTATTGATATCTCCGACCAGGAACAGCAGTTATGGGGCTGCAGTTTTGTTTCTGTGGATGCTAATATTCTCATCCATTATGATATTGCCTTAAATCTTAGGACCCAAAATGAGCTGAGCCGCAGAGGGGTGGAAATGATTCCCTTCCATCCTGAGGCCTTATTAGCTGGGGGCGGAAGTCTCCGCTGCCTGACTTTGCGCGTTTGGCGAGACTCTAATCTTTAACTAAAGACTTCTCAGAGCGTCAATCGGATTTAATTTACTGGCTCTTCTCGCAGGCATATAGCCAAAGATAATTC
This genomic stretch from Dehalobacter restrictus DSM 9455 harbors:
- a CDS encoding arginine deiminase family protein produces the protein MKHIEVFGTEKLARLRKVILHKPQQSLNLVNPANYQECLFNFVPDIFQYQLEHDRYADLLRSQGIEVLNLQDYVQKNRTLMDSLPNLPYLNDTCLITSQGAILSKMCPGSRAGEEKVVGEALENLGIPIFHAFEGEDQFEGCLAISPEILFLADTERHAQKTLEEFFNKALHLFSQIIYAEIPQERRYMHPDMIFGRISESLALAYLPAFLKTYLITEKQRTEINIRDYLAHREMELIDISDQEQQLWGCSFVSVDANILIHYDIALNLRTQNELSRRGVEMIPFHPEALLAGGGSLRCLTLRVWRDSNL
- a CDS encoding M23 family metallopeptidase, coding for MKLIKQLKKTIWPDSIVLIIFVMIAITVIIVKQIVIHDESKSDAYNDLSLISSEVVIHFQKVKLDSWKDYVAIIHVCDPTANRLVQQLDNGINFNNLDWSGLNSEEFKQVKYYHYLLDQYLFFTPGEYQFPLQEPSHYTDTYGADREGGQRKHEGTDIFNQKGTLIFSVCNGTLERIGWNRLGGERVGVRGQDGNYYYYAHLDTVNEALVVGNSISKGELIGTMGNTGDAITTPDHLHFGIELPNGKWINPYSWLKVWEYNSR
- a CDS encoding DegV family protein, which encodes MAVQVLTDSTSYISKEIKEELNIRMVSLSLSFGSDSIREVDIDNDLFYKKMDSYGIPTSSQPSIGELYNEMLAVIEKGDSLCCIFLSSEMSGTFSTGQLVKEMVLEKHKNARIEIIDSRSNSMQLGLAVIMAAREAKANKTLEEVKEAALENIQRSRFLFIPENLKYLKKGGRIGGASALIGDLFGIIPILTVENGITTVVTKVRTKKKAVLSMIDIMLDNISKYGLGEVIIHHINCLDEAKELAQLIKEKLKVNIDIIAIGPVIGLHVGPGTIGIVYYTQKALR